From Gigantopelta aegis isolate Gae_Host unplaced genomic scaffold, Gae_host_genome ctg1755_pilon_pilon, whole genome shotgun sequence:
CATCCAAAGTATGCTTCATCATCCTAAATAAATCtgattatattaaatacaaCATATCTTTAATCATATTGATGTAAATTCCTACTCTTCTAAGCTTTTATATTACCAGCCAGTTCACAAATctttatttgataaaaacaacTACACCTATATGAACCTTAATAACAGTGTACAAGTTCTTTTTATATCAGACTCTAGCACTAATACCAATACTGTTGCTTTAGACATAAGTACTGGTCTTTTCAATAGTCCTAAAGGTTATGAAGGCTTGGCACATTTTTGTGAACATATGCTCAGTCAACAATATCCAAATGAAGATGACTTTACTTCTTATGTTAGAGAAAATGGAGGTTTTTACAATGCATATACAGCATCAGAACATACCAACTTTTATTTTCAGTGAATTTAGACCATTTTTAAAGAAGCACTCACAAAGTTTGCATTAAAAGTTGTCAATGATGAACATATAAACAAGATCTAAAGGCTGATGTGTGGAGATCTTGGCAACtactaaaacatatttcaaatcTTCTTCATCCCTTTCATAGTTTTAGTACTTGTACTATTGATAAGCTTAATGAAAGTGGTCATTTAAAAGAGGAAATGTTAAAGTTCTATGCCCCAACATTACACAGTTATAAGGTAAATACTATTGTTGCTATTAGTTTTAACGTTGTGGCACAGACTGTGCATAGtatgtaaacaaaaaagtttgttaaagtaAACCTAactgtgttattattagtagtagtatacattataaacaaatatacaagcATAATTCAACTTTTCTTTTCAATTATTGAAAATCTCCCTTACAGATGGACCTTGTTGTGCACAGTCAAGAAACCAATTGATACTCTCTCTCAATTAGTGCCTTCATTGTTTTCTGATGTATCACAACACATGACTGAGAGTGAATGTAACTATAATGAAAAGTGTATGTAACATGTCAGCTTATGGCATTGCTCAATTTTTAAATCAATGGAATGTTCTCTCTTACCCTTTATATATAGGTGTGTTCTCATTTAAACAAGTCTTGTGAAACATGTGTTACCATTTTCCTCACATCTAATTGGAAATGAAGGTCCTGGATCTATTCTGGATCACTTACAAAACAAGGATCTTTGATAGCAGGTTTGTCTTATGTTTATACTTATTATGGCATTCTTTCAATCTACAATGTACACAAATACATTATAGCATAATCTTAACATGTTCATTATACAAAGTATAAGATAAGATTATTTCATAAAGCCAACTgaagtcaaattaaaaaaaatatttcctctTCAACTTGTAACTTTGCTCTAGTGTATCATCAGGATTCACCTTAGTCATTTGATCCATTTGAGCAATTAATTGGTAGCATTTTATATGTGATATGTATATGAAAGAATAATGGTATAGAATCTAGAATGTGATATTACTTAAAATTACTTCGTAAAGTATATTGTCTTCATCTCAGTGAATTGGTAAAAGAAGTGTTAACTGAGAACTGGTAATTGGTCAAAATATCCACTACATTAGACCATTTGGCACCGAATCATGTGTTTTAGACAAAATGGGAATAGACGAAGTGGTACTAAACCCATGACACACCCATTCCATATTTGACTTCATGTGTGTGAGTTAAAATTAGTTGTTGGttgtaaatctatattttaCGCTTGGTTGgactattaattttattctgAACTAGAATATGGAAGTTTAGGAATAATTTAGTGcttcaacaaaaaaacaaatttcatcaTAAGGCCACTATTTTTATAAGAAACAACAAATAATTCTTGTCACTGTTGTTATAGTTAACATTGTAGTTGCTAagttcattatatataatattaaaggaGCTGACTAAAGGTTCCTGGTTTGTTGTTAATTACTAGTGTTAGGGAGCATGAGGTTAATGTCAtggtatgaaatacattttgtaaaatatttcaatgttGTCACATTACAACGAATCTTagtttgtttttcattgatATTACAGGCATTTAGAAGATACATTCATTGGTAGAGACCCTTTCTCTGAGAGGTTTAAGCCACTTATTTTGGGATCACACTGTGTGGTATGTAAAAGAGTTGTCTGTGTTAGTAAAGTAAGTCTATTATAATGTAAGTATAGTCAAACCTATTATTATGGACATAACTTAATAGTAAGGAAAATAAATTGGTGattgataaaattaaaagttttatattggTAAGATTACATTTGATGAATCAAGCACATACCGATAACCACACCTACTTTAATAGAGTACTGATTGAAAGTTTTGTTAAGGTGTCATGTTTATTAGAGCATAAGGAATGCTATTATATGAGAAATCTTACCTTTTATAACAGAACTAGGTTATAGTAGTGACTGTTTCTGATAGACACTTTTAAAAGTAGTTATACATTGACAATTTCAGTACATATGTCTTGGGCATGGCAAGAAAgccttaaaatttaaatttgacTATCATCTAATTTGGTAAGTTATTTAAATTCACCAATTTGCCAAAAATTAATCTTTTACCATTAAAACCCACTTTGTAGTAACTAGATACATCCTCTATTGAAGACATTAATAATACCTCATATCAACCTTTTAGAGTTTGgtatacatttataatacatttgAATGTAGTTTTTTAGGAGATTActaaaatgtttagtttttaaacTTAATAGCAGTTTATAGATTAAGCGTGAACTGAAAATACTAGCACCATAGCTGTCATTGGAGAATGACTAACTTTTACTAAGAAGTTGGAAAGTATTGGACCTTTTGTCAATTAGAGTGCAAAGTACCAGTAGATGCACTAACTGGCAAAGCTTTTTTCCCTTTGATTGAAGAGAAATGCTGAGTCATCAATACTCATCTTGCACATGAGATTACTGAGATATCTTTTGCCTGTATTCTGTGCATGTGGTATATGTCACTTGAGGAGGCTAAAAAGAATAAATCTCTGGATAAGACCACAGCGAGGTTAACACTTTAGTGCGTTTCATTTCAATTTGCACTGCAGATAGGAGATCTGACTACTGAAACTTTGTTGTTATAATTAAGTATATATACTGTTATTATACAATTACTTTTTGCTTCTAAGCCAGGCAGCAAATATTACTTAACTTACAATCTACAATTTTCTAAACCAATTTCAATACCAGGTAGATGAAAGACTTTCTCTGGGCCATGAACTCATCCACAAAGtttctacatttttttatatttcatttgtagGGCATTTTGAATCTGTTGAAGTTAACAGCACATTCACCAGCAGCAGGTGATATGAACATCCGGTCCTATCTATATAGAAGTGTGGCTCGAAGTATACTCTGATGGCAACATCTTCAAGAAagaagtttgaaaaaaaaggaacATTTCTTTGCCATAAGTGTGGTCTTTCAGACACTATATATGATTTTGGATGTACTTGTCCATTTTCAAGTGGATTAGTGTAAGTGAATGGAGGGTTCCTGTAAGGATGGAAATAAAACTGATCTCAAGAACATGATTTTGTATAGTATAATAGCATTTATCACAGAGAATAAATGGTATGTTACTGTACACTAACTGACATACTGAGCATATATGGAATAAGTGATAGCTATGCTCATGGTCTCCCAGATATACTGTCTTACATGCCACACCCATTCCATGGTTGACTTCATGTGTGTGAGTGAAGTCTTAAAATTAGTTGTTGGttgtaaatctatattttaCGCTTGGTTAGAAAATTTAATTCTGAAGTAGAATATAGAAGTTTAGGAATAATTTAGTGCTTCaacaaaaaaattcataatACCAAATATAGGGCCACCACTTTTATAAGAAACAACAAATAATTCTTGTCACTGTTGTTATAGTTAACATTGTAGTTGCCAagttcattatatataatattaaaggaGCTGACAAAATGTTCCTGGTTTGTTGTTAATTACTAGTGTTAGGGAGCATGAGGTAAATGTTTAtggtatgaaatacattttgtaaaatttttCAAAGTTGTCACATTACAACAAGTCTTagtttgtttttcattgatatgtatatatatgtattacaggTATTTAGAAGATACATTCATTGGAAGAGACCCTTTCTCTGAGAGGTTTAAGCCACTTATTTTAGGATCACACTGTGTAGTGTGTAAAAGAGTTGTCTGTGTCAGTAAAGTATGtctattataatatatgtgGAGTCAAACCTATTATTATGGACATAACTTAATAGTGAGTTTTTTGGTAAGGAAAAGAAAAtggtgaatttttatattggtaacATTGAATCAACACATACTAATAACCACACCTACTTTAATGGAGTACAGATTGAAACTTTTGTTAAGGGATGTCGTTTTTATTAGAGCATAAGGAATGCTATTATGAGAGTATTCTTACCTTTATAACAGAACTAGGTTATAATAGTGACTGTTTTTGATAGACACTTTTTAAAGTAGTTATACATTGACAGTTTCAGTACATATGTCTTGGGCCTGGCAAGAAAgccttaaaatttaaatttgacTATCATCtattttagtaagttagttAAATTCACCAATTTACCAAAAATTAATCTTTTTACCAATAAAATCCACTTTATAGTAACTAGATACATCCTCTATTGAAGACATTAATAATACATCATATCAACCTTATAGAGTTTTGGTATACATTTATAGTATATTTTAATGAAGTTTTTTAAAGAGATTACTATAATGTTCTCAACGGGAGGTTATAGATCTAGTAATATAAATGTTGCATTAATCAAATGTCTTAATTGTGACTAAaagcatatatttatttttttatagaattGCAGTATATTTTATACTAGAAGATATTGTTTGGACTGTTTTCTTAAAAGTAAGAACAAAATTTCCTATTGAAGGTAATACATAATAGTATCTCAtgtaaatgttaatatatattgaacCTAAAGTGTTACACTCCACATAAGATTTGTTTTAGATTTCCACTTTGTAGTTATTGTACAATAGGAAATATTGATAAGCCATTTAGTTTAGTAGTTTggcaaattaaattttaattgctaACAATTTTATGTTGACTCCACCCATAAAATTAGACGTATGTGTCATTAGCTCCAATATTTGACTTATTATCACAAGACATCTACAACAATtgattgttttattactaaaagcTATAGCTTCTTTGTTATTATGATAATGTGATAACACACTATACTGGTTAGTAGTTGCTTAATAATGACAGTGATAAAATAACTGATAagcttttgtcaaatataatgATTGTTAATATTTCCCCACTATATTGTATTGATATTTGAGAATGTTATAGTTGGAGTTAAACTACATGAGTGATGACGAAGACTATATAATGACTTTATTTGCATTGAATATTAAGTTTAGAGATTTTAGTAtacaaaataattcaatatattGACCTAAATTAATGTACTATATAGGTTTTGTTTGCAAGTGTgcaacattatatttattaaatatattgtcttaATATTGTCTTGATCAATATTACAGTAATGTACATTAATGCTAAATTTGCACACTTTAATTCTATTCATAGTTTTTGAGAGTAAGAGCACTAAAATTCACAAATGATAGTTGTATACATTTCCTTACATGATCCAAAACAATGTTAGATGAATATCATGCTTTGTATGTGAAGCAAAAATGTTAATTGTTAAGATAGATCATTTGGCTAGtaaaactttaataaacatttGGCAATGATTTCTATCTTTTATCTAATTATACAATATCTTTTATTCAAATATTCTCAATGTATATAGGATTATTCTGCTTAAGTCATGGCTAAATCtcaaacaagaacaaaacagtCTCATAAATCAAAAAATACAGCAGTAACAACTTCATTATCAAGGAAGAAACTACAACGTTTACTTAATTGTCTTGAGTTGTAGATTAAGTTTAATAGAAATGAATGATAACAGGTCTACTACTTATAAGACATTCAATGTTATTTTTGAAGAATTATTTCTGTACATAATTGAATCACTACAATAGTATCAattgtgtaaaataaatttacaaactCTGATATATTACGAGGCAGGTCATCAACTTCTGAGTTGTAAGGAAATAATGTTGGTACATAAGAGCTCTTATACTTCTTAGGGTCTACTATTTATAAGTCAACAACAAAAGATCTTTGATATGTTTTGATATCTCACTCATTGTTGAAGAAGCATCCCCTCATCATGAAATCTATGAGAAACAAGCTTTCCGAGAAACTGAAAAGATGTTTAATTCCATCAAGAGACTTGAAGATAACAATAGTATATTGAAAAGAAACCAACAAGCCAATgggtaacatatatacatatacagcttGTACTTTGGACAATTATGCATATTAATACTAGGGGAGGAGTTGGCTTTATATTTTGCTTAGATGTCATTCTCTATGCATTGCTGTATTACATGTTCTAATAAGCAGATTGATCTACTTGTTAAGACCATGTGGTAGACACTTCCATACCTCCCATTTTACTCTGTTAATAAAGCTATCTGGGACTTATGTGTCTTAGTGGTAAGttgaatatatattaataatgggAGTCAGTTTAAAtcacaaatatacaaaataaaaagacacacacacttatatgtatataatttgagAAAATTAATAAAGTGACATCTTTTGTGAATAAGTGGCTTTTAAAAAAGGcagtttattatataaaatatagtgGGAATTGTTTATCCACCAAACCATAGAGGGTACGTCCTTGTCTCTTCAAGCAAAGACAACGTCCATAGCTGTAACTGTCTGTCTTCCTTTTGGCATGTTCAGTGTAAGTAACAGCATCGCGAATAACATTCTCTAAGAAGACCTTAAGAACTCCACGAGTCTCTTCATAGACGAGACCACTGATACGCTTGACTCCACCACGGCGAGCAAGACGACGAATGGCAGGTTTAGTGATGCCCTGGATGTTGTCACGAAGAATCTTTCTGTGACGCTTGGCACCTCCTTTTCCAAGACCATTGCCTCCAGACATCTTGTATTTGAGTTCTTGAATAAAGTGAAATAGATTGAAGACGCTTGATTGACTGCTGGAATGAAAGCCTATTAAACTAGTGAGTGGGAGTGTTTGCCATAAAGAGAGGTGTGGCTgctacaataattatattatttttctagTTTTGACAAAGAAATCATTTCTTAGCTTGAATGGAATACTTACAAGTTTTCTATTGCAGATGAGGAACATCCAGAATTCcattgagtgtcaaacaaagacCTAGTTACTTATCAGCCTATTTTAGTACACTAGCTATGTTACCATTGTTGTTTGGGGGAGTTCTAACAATGACATTATCTCTCAATCTAAATGGCTATGTGAAGGACCTGAGCAGACCTATATATGTACAATTCCTTGCACAATATTCTGAACCTGTGAGTATTTGGATAATGTAACTTGTATTGTAATTTTTCACTCAGTATTAATGCTatactttttcttctttgaaCATAAAATAAGGAATGACATtcacataaaattttgaaaatgttttttttattatagggAGCCATCTTTACAGCAGATAGTCGTTATTTTGGTTGGTTGGTATCAACAATAGCTCATTCTATTATAATATCAGCTATTAATGCTTTCTACAGCCATGTAGCTGTAAAATGTACTGTTCTTGCGAATCATAGGTTTATTAGTAGTATGTTAATATTTTGAAGTACAACGTTCTTTAGAACCATTCAAGATTGAAATACTTCTTATGTTGTAAAAAGAGTCTTTCTTTGAATCATTTCATTGTTTATCCCTCTTTTTTTATATAGCCTTCCATCAACTAGATGTCATTACATTGAGAAACAGAAATTAATAGTTTGTTTATGAGTAAGTTTAACAATTATCTTGGTATCTTCGTATATCTTATGAAAAATTGAACACCTACTCTCATACAAATGTATTATGTAAAGTTATATGATATCCTTGTCTTTATTTGTAGATGAAGCAAAAATCAGAAGCAACAATTTCTGTCCAGAGGACTAAGTATATTGCATATGCTGCTAGTTTTTCTCTTTAACAGCAAAACTCTTGTGTTTGAAGTGAGAGATTAACAATTGGAGTTAGCCAGGTATCAAGAGTATCTATTTGGACTAAAGTTCAGTAGTCATTTTGCAAAACTGCTTTAAAATTTTCTAACTTTTTTTCATCTTATTctttgaaatgttatttttaacttaTGAATTTTCATCGTCTTTTTGTTAGTATAGGAATGGTTGTATAAAAGAGCAATGCAGTAATGCCAAAGACAATACCCACTGTCTCCAATTTATTTTCACAGCTTCTGTCACATCTAAATGTTTTCCTGTACTTGTATACAAATATAggaacatttaataaaatatatttgttatctattattttaataacaaatataaacagaTATCATCAATGTTGAATTCATATACAGTGGTTATTACAATCATAACACATAGTATAGATCATTCTATTTTGGACAATTGTAATGATATGACTGGAAGAACATAAATATTAGCGTTATATCAATTTATCATATTCCCTATATTATCTCTTATTACATAATTATCACAATGTTTACTTATAGTGCTataatatcaaatatgtttatatactaTAACCTGTTGATAATAATAAGTTAATACTATATAACAACTATGACTAATTTATAGACATAGTTAGAATATACTAACAAAAAGGAGTATTCTGCCAATAACAACCAAAACATGAGGTGTTTTATATAGTGTATTacctttataataatatatgtactttatATAATCACTATCATCAGAGTATCTATTATGTATTCATGTTTTTTACACAATCATTGACATCACACTTGTTTTATGTATAACCTGATTACCTCAATATTACTGCACTACAACAATTATATCTTCATCAGATACTGATACTAGTCACTATATTAAGTCAAGTCATGTCCAGTAATTTGGGGCTGTACAAAACCTAAACAACTTAATCACACCTCTCCCTCTAAAGTTAATCTTCAAAACTAATAGTATGACTAAATATTTAAGACATTAGCTAcacaatctttttttttaaaaagcatttcACTATTTGCTCAAAATTGTGATATATCACGTTATTGCATCTCAGGTGACGCCAAATAGCCTATAAGcccaaaatgaaaatattatgaATTTTTTAACATTCAAGAACCTAGATATCAGTACTATTTATAACACAACATGGCTACCATTTACTATAACCTTAGCACTAACTAAGTCAGTGTCTTCATAATGTTTATTCGTTGTATAAGTTAAATGGCTTGATactcagtaacaataaagttaatAGATTAGAACAATCTTTATTACTTATGATAAATATTCcctgacattttattttgagaAAATAAAGTGTATTTGTGTAAGGGACTTTTTCAAATCGTTAGTGATTATGATAAACTCacgacatgaaaaaaaaaaaaaaaaaaaatttaagatgTTTACTATTAAACAATGAAATGATGAGGTAAAAAAGATGTTATTTGTTATTACTTTGGCTTACAAAGCATCCGATAATAATTGATTTGGGCCTttcatttagttatttattcTATTGTTGTACATTACAATTGAAAGTAATAAAATAGAATTAAGCATTATACTTATAATTCTGTTGCACATGGCAACTAATGATACACATTGTCTTTTAAATTCAATGTACTGATTAACCCTCTCCACTCACTGTCTGAGcaattattacaatatttgcTTTGTtaatgtgtgtatctgtgtctgtctgttagCTGGCAATGCATTTTGAACTATTCTAACTCAGCAAGGAAAGTGTCTATAGCTACAACACTTGACAGAGAAACAGCAAACAAAGGCAGTATAGATATTCAGAACTActtaataattacattatatattacagcAATTATATTACACATGCATACTATAATATAAGTTACTGTACTTGTAATATATGACTATAAACTACTGTATATGACTAtaactactagtaactactGTGGAAGAAGTTAATGAAGTTATTTCCAGTGGTGTGACTAAGGtaattaaatttgtaattaacttttgatattataaaataatttttgttgctACAGAAACTGTTCAGTACTCAACTTAGATTGGCTCATTGTTTATTTCCACTAAATAGTATGCAATAGTATATAAGTTATTAACTAATTAACTGGTATCTCTCTTAATTtacaagtaattaaatattttcaatatgaAAGTGGTTAGGGATGACAATACCAAACGGTACTGAAAGAAGGTAAGCAGGTAGCATAATGCATTGTACACACAAACTCATACAAAATTCCTACATACATAGTTTAGTGCATAACTATCaggaagaatatatatatatatatactgaagtatCTAAGTCTGTTGAAGAGTGCTCGATGTCGAACACTACTTATATATGTAGCTCTCAGTTCACATTGGTATTGAAATCTTTAAATTTGAGACCATATAGCATTGTTAAAAAAGTCAGAGATACTTACTCATGACAATGATTGATGTTTATTGAAGCAGGAGTCAAATAAAGTAatgatacaaaataaacatcattTATCTTTACCTCACAGAGTAAGAAAAGTACCagaactaaaacaaattaaattgatatatattagggaaacattaaaaaagaatatCAGAACACCATTCAAGTACTTTAGAAGATGTCTTCTAGGAAATATGGGACTAACAACACCATCCAATGAACCTGTTTTAAGAGATTCACAATATTTTCTTAAAAGACTAACATACCAATCTGGTCAAAGAACAAAACCGAGCATAGTTAAAAatctataacaataataacataatattgtaGACAATGCCActgatacaaatatatataataatatgtccACCTCTTTCTCCAGGAATTGTAAAGGTGGCTGATGCCAGTATAGTTAgagaaaattgatttattacaGACAAACGCACTGGCTTTGTTGCATGGAAATATCACTGGCAGTCTGGTTGACAACAAAAAGACCTTATTCTGACATCATAACACTAATTGTATGCATTCCAGATTCTGGGAAATTTTCATgtataaaccttttttttgaaaatttatgCTCAAAAGTTTATTCATGATAACAACATAGATACTATAATTACATTGTAGAGAATTTTATACTCATTAAGGATGAAAATAGTTAATTCTCAAATACTTTCATTCtagaaatacaaatttaaagtaaatgttaTTACTCGTAAACTTCCTAGTATATGGGACATAGGGTGTGTCAGTGATTAAATTATTGGTGAGTTTGCTATAAACAAGGAGTGAGTGTGCAGTGAAAATGATTTTTGAGAACTGTGCAgacacttacatgtatgtgtatcaaACAAGATATGGACTGATAGCTACAaagtctattattattatatacaatataccattgattaattataccaatattcttctTATCTTAGTATTTATTGTGATTctaattgatatttgtattcaaGAACGTTAGGCTTTTACCACAAGATAacatattttatgcataaatcAGTAAAACGTTCATTTGGGAAAAGTGTTCAAAAACTGGATATGATTATTCTGAAGATGACCCCGAATGACGCTCTTCAGTTACGTCATACAAGATAACTAAGTCCTGAGAAATAGTCTTCAAATTGCCAAACAACTTTATGTTGACCACAACCCATAAAATGAGATGTCTGCGTCATTAACTGCAATGTTTGACTTTTTATCACAAGACATCTATCAACAATTTTAAGTTATGGCTTAAATCTCAAAAAAGTCAAAACAGTCACAAATCAAAATCTACAGTATAACAACTTCATTATCAAGGAAGTACAAATACTTATTTGAATATCTGGAGTTGTAGATTACtgaaattaataatagtaaatttATAG
This genomic window contains:
- the LOC121391137 gene encoding histone H4-like; the protein is MSGGNGLGKGGAKRHRKILRDNIQGITKPAIRRLARRGGVKRISGLVYEETRGVLKVFLENVIRDAVTYTEHAKRKTDSYSYGRCLCLKRQGRTLYGL